In the Candidatus Protochlamydia phocaeensis genome, GTAGACATTCATACGATTCGTTCCGATGCCCATAATGCCGCGCAGGCCGCCTGTTCCAAATGTCAAATTGGTATAAAAGGCATCGACGACTTGTTTGGGATCCTCCTGCAGCATGTCACGGATGCGGGCCTTGGTTTCCTCGTCGTATTGCCCCTCCAACCAGAGATCGACATTCTTTTGCGTCACTAGATCAAAACTGACTTTATCTTTCACGCTCATAGATTCACTCATTTTTTGATTGATTGTCACACACCATAAAAGAGCGTCGCAAACGTTGCAATAAAATTGTCACTGAAAAGATAGATAAGATTTTATGCGAATGCCCAGCCATCTTTGAAGCATTATTTGTCATTAGAAGGTTTTAATGCACGCTCCTAGACAAGGTCCGCTCTAATTGGAGAAGAGATTAAGCGGAAAGGGAAAATTGAAATAAATCTCCCTTTTTTCTTATTTTATTCGATTAGGGAATTAAGTCCTTGCTTAGTTAAATCGAGGAAAGATTGTATGCTTTCTGGTTATGGGATATGTTAGAGGATGAATTAAATCAACAAGAAGCCTCAGAGGGGATCGGTTCTTTGATTATTATACCTTGGATAGAACTTTCTAAAATTTTACAAAATTTTAAATCAATTATTTAAAATTTGTCTTTTTTATTTAATTGCGAGTTTATCGTTTAATTGGTAATTTTGCTTGAAATTATTTTCAATTTTTAGGGAATACAAAATGACAATAGATAAAAATTCTTATTTTTTTACTGATCAGTCTTATCAGGATGCTTCTTATTCTCATAGAACTCCTTCAAACGATAAGCCGTCATTTGATCCTAGTTCTCACTTCGCTCCAAGGCTCGTTATGCCGATTGGTTTACCTCCTATGAATACGTTTTTGGAATCCAGTGTTCCCCGAAATACATCTATGTCGCATCATTTCTTTCATATCGCGCTCAATGAAGTTCCTGGAGCAACTCAGCAACTGCCCGCTATTAGCTCATTTGAAATGCAGCCAAAATTGATTCAGTCTACTCAGTCCGTGGCCCAGCCTATTTTGAATCCGCCTCCTGTTAATTTTAATCCTGTTCCGCTGACCGCTATTAATGTAGGATACGCTTCCGTTGCTAATCCCGCTATTAGCCAAGAAGCTGAATCCTATCCTTCTGCCCATCATTCCATTAATATTCATCAGCAGCATCATTATTCCACTGCGTATTCTCAGCAGCCTTATGGAGAAATACTAAGAGGAGAGCCAATTAATGGCGAACTTGTGTGGCCCATTAATCAAGCTAGAAGGGTGGCTGAAGAGTTTCTCGATCAGGATTTTAATTTAAAGCGGGAACTGCAAAAGAAAATACAGGACTTTTGCGGCCAATCGTACTTCTCGCAATTTATTGATAATCCTAAAAAGTATTCATTCGATTTTAGTTCGCTCTCTAAATTGAGAAAAGACGTATTAGCTGATTTGCTGTTTAAATGGGCAGAAATAAAAATGAAGAGAAATGTATTTGATTTGGCTTTGCGCTATTTCGCATTGGCTTGTCAAATGAATCAAAACCTGCTCCAAGAAGAAAGAAGCTTAATGACGTTTCAGACAATTAGGAATGCCCTTAATCCCCTATGGATTCGAGAATACTATCAAATGAATCAGCAAATAGACATTAGTTATAGTTTAAGGCGGATGGCCAATTCTTTTACAAATTTAAATCAATTTTCTATGGCTTTTGAGTGTTTTAAACTCGCTTATTCTCTTGCACGCGGCTCTAAAGATTTAAATACATGGAAATATTTTTTATTTTCCTTTGAGAAAAATTACTATCAAACTGCAAATGAGAGAAAGGCCTGTTTAAAAGCGATTACGGAATGTGAACCTCAAAATATGGATGCTTGGTTCAAACTGGCATGTCTTTATAAGGAGGAAGGTGCATTTAATGAGGCAATCCAGACATTTGAAATCGTCTTGAAGTACGATAATCTGAAATATAAAAGAGTGCATGAAGAACTCTGTCAATTGTATATAACCTTGGGGGATGGAGAAAAAGCGGCCCAACATTTACAGGCTTCAAAGCAAAAAACGCTCCATTTTCATGTCTATCAGCCTGAAGCTATTTAGCCATCTCGGTAAATGAAAATTAGAAGCTTGAATATCGATTATTATGGATTTAATACATCCTCTAAGAAGGATAGAGAGGGCTTTTTTATTAAAGGAAAGGATTCGCCAAGGGTTCCCACTGCCTAGCAACTGCCTGAGCAAGCGTGCGAAATAAAAGGGCCGCTTGTGGATGCCCTTCATGGAAAGCGATCGGATAGCCCTCATCCCCTCCTTGGCGAATGGCGGGAAGCAGCGGGAGGCTGGCTAACAGCGGAAGATGAAAGCGATCGGCTAATTCCTGGGCTTTGCCCTCTCCAAAAATGTGATAGATCTGGCCTGTTTCCGGGACCGCAAAACCAGCCATGTTTTCAACTACACCCAAAAGGGGAATATCGAGCTGGTAAAAGGCATTGATCGCTTTAATGGCATCCAGCATGGCAACTTCCTGAGGCGTGCACACAACTAAAGCGCCTGTTATGGCCAGCAGCTGAGAGAGGGAGAGCAAGACATCGCCTGTTCCGGGCGGCAGATCGATAAGCAAGACGTCTAGTTCGCCCCACGCCACTTCATTCAGCATTTTTTCCAAAGCACCGTGCAGAATGGGGCCGCGCCAGACGGCAGAGCGTGCCTCTTCCATAAAAAAGCCAATCGAAATGGCTTTAATGCCGAATTTGGTAAAAGGAAGAACTTGGGATTTCCCATCCGCTTGGGAAAAAATTTTAGGGGTCAAGCGCCTGAGACCCAGCATAATGGGAATAGAGGGACCATAAATATCGGCGTCTAGCAACCCAATCTTGAGGCCGGTCTGAGCGAGGGCAACGGCCAAATTGACAGCGACAGTGGATTTGCCCACTCCTCCTTTTCCCGATCCAATTGCAACGATTTTAGTTGAAGGATTGTCCATGGGAAGAGGAGCCCTCTTGGATTGCGCGTTGTTCTTCGATCGCTTCAAAGGCGACAAGGGGAGCATCTAGGCAAATGCCTTCGCATATTTTGGCTGCTTCCTGCCAGTCTTTTTCGGACTTGAGATTTTGCGGCCACCAAGGATAAGTGCGGCATTGAGTGGGGCGCACGGGATAAATTTGGCACTTTTTATCTTTTAGGAAGACGCAATCATAGGTCTTTGGAAGCTCTAGGAGAGACCATTTTCCCTTGACGCGGCGTAGATAGCGCTGAGAAAACTCGTGCAAGGATATTTGCAGGAAAGCGGCAATCTGCTCGATTTCCTGTTCCGAGACCCAAATATAACCTGGCGCTCCTGTGCAGCATTGGCCGCACCCCGTGCATTTAAAGGATAATCCTTTGCGATACCAAGGATCGTCTTCTTGAATAACTTTTAGCATGACTTAATCTTTTTCTTTAAGGATTTGACGGATTCCTGCTATCACAAAAAGAATTAAAAAAATGATGCAGACAATTCCCACGACTGCAGCTTCGACGAATAAAGACAAAAGCATTAGAGTCTCCTTAAGCTAGTCATTTAAAGAACTCACCTTATGCAAAAAAATAACTATTGTCAACTTGGTCCTGATTTGTTATGATCAGCGGCTATTAAAAACCTTTGTGATTAGCAGAGTGTACATGTTAACACATTTGTGCGTATTTTTAACAGATTCCTTTTTTAGTCCCGTCTATCTTTCTGGCGTATATACGCTTGGTACAGCTACGTGCTAATGTGCTGCCGCTCCCGTCTTTTTCCCCTTTTTTCAATAAAAATAAATATTCTTAACTATCCATAACCGGAGAGAAACATCATGCAAAAACAAAGAGAGCACTGGGGATCACATTTAGGCTTTATTCTTGCAGCAGCAGGCTCGGCTATTGGTTTGGGGACATTATGGAAGTTTCCTTATGTGACGGGTGAAAATGGCGGCGGAATATTTGTTTTGATTTACATTTTTTGCACGTTTTTTATTGGTGTGCCGATCTTCATTGCTGAATTGGTCTTGGGGCGCAAGGCCCAACGGGGAGCCGTTGGCGTATTTGCCGCTTTGGCCAACAATTCAGCTGCTTGGAAAACTGTAGGATGGCTCGGAGTGGCCTCTTCCTTCTTAATTATGTCCTTCTATAGTGTCTTAGCGGGATGGGGGCTTAATTATGTCTTCATGTCTTTAAGTCAATTCTATGCGGGCATGACTGCCAAAGAGATCGCAGGCGTATTTGACATTTTAGCTTCTTCAGCTGATATCACTTTATTTTGGCATTTTGCTTTTACCGCCTTGACAGCCGCTGTCGTTTATCGCGGAATTCGACAAGGGATTGAATATTGGAGCCGTTTTATGACGATCGGCTTGCTCATTATCTTAGTTGGCATGTGCATTTTTGCTATTACTTTGGATGGGTTTTGGGAAGGCGTTAATTTTATTTTTTATCCCGATCCTGCCCGCTTTAAGCCTTCGGCAGCTATCGAAGCCTTGGGCCTCTCCTTTTTTACCTTAAGCTTGGGACAGGGGATTATGCTGACTTATGGGAGCTATATGCGGCGCAGCGAAGATATTCCTAAGACAGCTTTTATCATTGGAGGCATGATCATTTTCGTTTCGCTTTTAGCCGGACTGATGATATTTCCCATTATTTTTACTTTCGGATTTGCTCCCGAAGCAGGCCCCGGACTGGTCTTCAAAACGCTGCCTGTTTTGTTTGCTAAGCTCCCAGGCGCTTTATTTATTTCGACAGGATTTTTTATTCTATTTGTCTTTACAGCCCTCACTTCTGCTGTAGCCCTGATTGAAGTCGTGGCCGCTAATTTTACCGATTTATTGGGTTGGTCAAGGCAGAAGGCCGTCTTAGTCGTGGCCATTGCCTGTT is a window encoding:
- a CDS encoding tetratricopeptide repeat protein, which translates into the protein MTIDKNSYFFTDQSYQDASYSHRTPSNDKPSFDPSSHFAPRLVMPIGLPPMNTFLESSVPRNTSMSHHFFHIALNEVPGATQQLPAISSFEMQPKLIQSTQSVAQPILNPPPVNFNPVPLTAINVGYASVANPAISQEAESYPSAHHSINIHQQHHYSTAYSQQPYGEILRGEPINGELVWPINQARRVAEEFLDQDFNLKRELQKKIQDFCGQSYFSQFIDNPKKYSFDFSSLSKLRKDVLADLLFKWAEIKMKRNVFDLALRYFALACQMNQNLLQEERSLMTFQTIRNALNPLWIREYYQMNQQIDISYSLRRMANSFTNLNQFSMAFECFKLAYSLARGSKDLNTWKYFLFSFEKNYYQTANERKACLKAITECEPQNMDAWFKLACLYKEEGAFNEAIQTFEIVLKYDNLKYKRVHEELCQLYITLGDGEKAAQHLQASKQKTLHFHVYQPEAI
- a CDS encoding sodium-dependent transporter, whose translation is MQKQREHWGSHLGFILAAAGSAIGLGTLWKFPYVTGENGGGIFVLIYIFCTFFIGVPIFIAELVLGRKAQRGAVGVFAALANNSAAWKTVGWLGVASSFLIMSFYSVLAGWGLNYVFMSLSQFYAGMTAKEIAGVFDILASSADITLFWHFAFTALTAAVVYRGIRQGIEYWSRFMTIGLLIILVGMCIFAITLDGFWEGVNFIFYPDPARFKPSAAIEALGLSFFTLSLGQGIMLTYGSYMRRSEDIPKTAFIIGGMIIFVSLLAGLMIFPIIFTFGFAPEAGPGLVFKTLPVLFAKLPGALFISTGFFILFVFTALTSAVALIEVVAANFTDLLGWSRQKAVLVVAIACSVFGIPSALSNTHTLFANWPAIYGKTFFETIDDIVSLWFLPIGGLMVAIFTGWVLDKEISKEELNAGTTLRWIWRPWIFFIRWIGPVAIVFIILQQSGLIDIDTYFGGAKKEKTQENIPVPERTFQIKD
- a CDS encoding YkgJ family cysteine cluster protein, coding for MLKVIQEDDPWYRKGLSFKCTGCGQCCTGAPGYIWVSEQEIEQIAAFLQISLHEFSQRYLRRVKGKWSLLELPKTYDCVFLKDKKCQIYPVRPTQCRTYPWWPQNLKSEKDWQEAAKICEGICLDAPLVAFEAIEEQRAIQEGSSSHGQSFN
- a CDS encoding Mrp/NBP35 family ATP-binding protein, whose protein sequence is MDNPSTKIVAIGSGKGGVGKSTVAVNLAVALAQTGLKIGLLDADIYGPSIPIMLGLRRLTPKIFSQADGKSQVLPFTKFGIKAISIGFFMEEARSAVWRGPILHGALEKMLNEVAWGELDVLLIDLPPGTGDVLLSLSQLLAITGALVVCTPQEVAMLDAIKAINAFYQLDIPLLGVVENMAGFAVPETGQIYHIFGEGKAQELADRFHLPLLASLPLLPAIRQGGDEGYPIAFHEGHPQAALLFRTLAQAVARQWEPLANPFL